In Mangifera indica cultivar Alphonso chromosome 1, CATAS_Mindica_2.1, whole genome shotgun sequence, a single genomic region encodes these proteins:
- the LOC123195809 gene encoding uncharacterized protein LOC123195809 isoform X2 has product MTLLVGTVNLLLETRGGAGRDEGAAWASPMASITMRNIVLYTTNENWQVVNLKEARDFSSNKFIYVFKKLEWESLSVDLLPHPDMFVDANIAGSQGGANQRDEDGAKRAFFGGERFLEGISGQAYITVQRTELNSPLGLEVQLHVTEAVCPALSEPGLRALLRFLTGCYVCLNREDVDLKGQQRSTEAAGQSLVSVLVDHIFLCIKDAEFQLELLMQSLLFSRASVSNGETASNLTKVSIGGFFLRDTFSRPPCTLVQPSMEAVTEAFLDIPDFAKNFSPAIYPLGEQEWQLTNGVPLISLHSLQVKPSPFPPCYASQTVISCQPLMIHLQEESCLRISSFLADGIVVNPGAVLLDSSVNSFLFLLKELDVTVPLDMNKLDNPASKGNLTAQSSFSGARLHIEKLFFSESPKLKLRLLNLEKDPACFCLWEGQPIDASQKKSTVGASNLSLSLETCNNIIGSHYSSDENSGLWKCVELKDASIEVAMASADGKPLTIIPPPGGIVRIGVACQQYLSNTSVEQLFFVLDLYAYFGRVSEKIAQVGKSKRSMRNANESLGVKLMENAPSDTAVSLAMKNLQLRFLESPSMNMQGMPLVQFIVEDMFTKVTHRTFGGAIAVSSALRWEIVEVDCVDTDGKLAHENGIVLPYFDGSPLVNGNGHPQLRAVFWVDNKRTHQLNGNAFAVPFLDLSMVHVIPLSETDRECHSLSVSACISGVRLGGGMSYAEALLHRFGILGPDGGPGGGLSKGLKHLSAGPLSKLFKPSSLTVGNLGERGSSGDGIDGLLQLGLPDDVDVSVEFRDWLFALEGAKEMAEHWWFYSQEDMNREERCWHTTFQSLSVKAKSSPKKILNGKGDSQIAHKYPVELVTVSVEGLQTLKPQVHKGLPQAALPANGIKESAKTFGGINVEVCLVISEDNAENEMVNWMVENLKFSVKEPIEAIVTKNELQHLAFLCKSEVDSMGRITAGVLRLLKLEKSIGQAAINQLSNLGSEGLEKIFSPKHSRVNSGSTPSAFFINESTDAALESTVTSLEKAVLDSQVKCAALLTDLESSESSVDHLSNINQLSEKLESMQSLLTQLRTQM; this is encoded by the exons TCTCCTATGGCATCTATCACTATGCGCAATATTGTGTTGTATACAACAAACGAAAACTGGCAG GTTGTAAATCTGAAGGAGGCTCGGGATTTCTCCTCTAATAAGTTCATATATGTGTTCAAG AAACTCGAATGGGAATCTTTGTCTGTCGATCTTCTGCCTCATCCTGATATGTTTGTTGATGCTAACATAGCTGGCTCTCAAGGGGGAGCAAATCAGAGAGATGAAGATGGTGCTAAGCGAGCTTTCTTTGGCGGGGAGCGCTTTCTTGAAGGAATTTCTGGCCAGGCTTAT ATTACAGTGCAGAGAACAGAATTGAATAGTCCATTAGGGCTTGAGGTTCAATTACATGTAACAGAAGCTGTTTGTCCTGCATTAAGTGAACCAG GATTACGTGCTCTTCTCCGCTTCTTGACAGGGTGTTATGTATGTCTAAATAGAGAAGATGTGGATCTAAAGGGTCAGCAG CGATCTACTGAAGCAGCTGGACAATCTCTAGTCTCAGTTTTGGTGGACCACATATTTCTCTGCATCAAAGATGCTG AATTCCAGCTTGAACTTCTGATGCAGTCGCTCCTCTTTTCTCGG GCAAGTGTTTCTAATGGAGAAACTGCCAGTAACTTGACTAAGGTTTCAATTGGtggattttttttaag GGATACCTTTTCACGTCCTCCATGCACTTTGGTCCAACCATCTATGGAGGCTGTCACTGAAGCTTTTCTGGACATTCCTGACTTTG CTAAGAATTTTTCCCCTGCAATATATCCTCTTGGTGAGCAGGAGTGGCAGTTAACTAATGGTGTTCCCTTGATTAGCCTTCATTCGCTTCAGGTCAAACCCTCCCCATTTCCACCTTGTTATGCTTCTCAGACAGTGATCAGCTGCCAGCCACTTATG ATTCATCTTCAGGAGGAATCCTGTTTGAGGATATCTTCCTTTTTAGCTGATGGAATTGTCGTCAATCCTGGTGCTGTTTTACTGGATTCTTCAGTTAATTCCTTTCTATTCCTTCTTAAGGAATTAGATGTTACTGTTCCTTTGGACATGAATAAATTGGATAATCCTGCTAGCAAAGGAAACCTTACTGCACAGAGCTCCTTTTCTGGAGCTAGGCTTCATATTGAAAAGTTGTTCTTTTCAGAGTCACCTAAATTAAAACTCAGGCTACTGAATCTGGAGAAGGATCCTGCTTGTTTCTGTCTGTGGGAAGGTCAGCCAATTGATGCTAGCCAGAAGAAATCAACTGTTGGAGCATCAAATCTTAGTTTGTCTCTGGAAACATGTAATAACATAATTGGATCTCATTATTCTTCTGATGAGAATTCAGGGTTGTGGAAATGTGTTGAGCTGAAAGATGCTTCTATTGAGGTAGCTATGGCATCTGCTGATGGTAAGCCATTAACTATCATTCCTCCTCCAGGTGGTATTGTCAGAATAGGTGTTGCTTGTCAGCAATATTTATCAAACACGTCAGTAGAGCAGTTGTTCTTTGTCCTGGATCTCTATGCATATTTTGGTAGAGTGAGTGAAAAAATTGCCCAAGTTGGAAAAAGTAAAAGGTCAATGAGAAATGCTAATGAATCTTTGGGGGTAAAGTTGATGGAGAATGCTCCAAGTGATACTGCAGTAAGTTTAGCCATGAAAAACCTTCAACTAAGATTTCTAGAGTCTCCTTCTATGAATATGCAGGGAATGCCTTTGGTTCAGTTTATTGTGGAAGATATGTTCACCAAAGTCACTCACAGAACTTTTGGTGGTGCAATTGCTGTTTCATCTGCTTTACGTTGGGAGATTGTTGAGGTGGATTGTGTAGACACTGATGGAAAATTGGCCCATGAAAATGGTATAGTATTACCTTATTTTGATGGCAGTCCTCTGGTCAATGGAAATGGACACCCACAGCTAAGAGCTGTATTCTGGGTAGATAACAAAAGAACGCATCAATTGAATGGCAATGCGTTTGCAGTTCCTTTTCTGGATTTGAGCATGGTGCATGTCATTCCTCTTAGTGAGACGGATAGAGAATGTCATAGTTTAAGCGTATCAGCTTGTATTTCAGGTGTTCGCCTTGGCGGAGGTATGAGTTATGCTGAAGCCCTCCTCCATCGATTCGGAATACTTGGGCCTGATGGTGGTCCTGGAGGGGGGCTGTCTAAAGGATTAAAGCATTTGTCAGCTGGGCCATTGTCAAAACTTTTCAAACCATCATCTCTCACTGTGGGAAATCTAGGAGAGC gTGGAAGTTCTGGAGATGGGATAGATGGTCTTCTACAATTGGGGTTGCCAGATGATGTGGATGTATCTGTGGAATTTAGAGACTGGTTATTTGCCCTTGAAGGTGCTAAGGAGATGGCTGAACATTGGTGGTTTTACAGTCAGGAAGATATGAACAGAGAAGAGAGGTGTTGGCACACAACTTTCCAGAGTTTGAGTGTGAAAGCAAAAAGTAGTCCAAAGAAAATTCTGAATGGCAAAGGAGATTCACAGATAGCCCATAAATATCCTGTGGAATTGGTTACG GTTAGTGTGGAAGGCTTGCAGACTTTGAAGCCTCAGGTCCACAAGGGTTTACCCCAAGCTGCCTTACCTGCAAACGGGATCAAAGAAAGTGCCAAGACATTCGGAGGTATAAATGTTGAAGTCTGTTTGGTGATATCGGAGGACAATGCTGAGAATGAGATGGTCAACTGGATGGtggaaaacttgaaattttctGTTAAGGAACCG ATTGAAGCCATTGTGACCAAGAATGAGCTTCAACACCTTGCTTTTTTGTGCAAGTCTGAAGTTGATTCAATGGGTCGGATCACTGCTGGAGTCCTGCGGCTACTCAAGCTGGAAAAGTCAATTGGCCAGGCTGCCATAAATCAACTTAGCAATCTTG GGAGTGAGGGattagaaaaaattttctccCCAAAGCACAGCAGGGTTAACAGTGGTAGTACTCCGTCAGCATTTTTTATCAATGAAAGCACTGATGCAGCCCTGGAATCAACTGTGACTTCACTTGAGAAGGCAGTTTTGGATTCCCAGGTCAAGTGTGCTGCTCTACTTACGGACTTAGAGAGTTCAGAGTCGTCTGTTGATCATCTTAGCAATATTAATCAACTCAGTGAGAAACTTGAAAGTATGCAGAGTTTGTTAACACAATTGCGGACTCAGATGTGA
- the LOC123195823 gene encoding pentatricopeptide repeat-containing protein At4g21880, mitochondrial isoform X2, with protein MRERKQKWIFRNTQTHRFDKLVKMCADRLGTDATLDVFGRLGRETGVKEYNSLIRICIEAAKDCDDEDVALEQISKAFQLFNFMKEQGFQLEEETYGPLLMYLIDMGMIKEFHFFREAIESGNSCSDPRLGYYEMLLWIRVEDEEKIQELCNLTATDYEGEDFNLLENYLLALCESKRSREFLQLLETVDITKISSVDHITSIFKFLGRLVLESFAEKYLLALKISDYGAENVSNFIFSYTYGIPNLEVEDIISKFRDLHAKLEIKPSFASYEKLIAYTCDLNKVHVAIDIVDEMSKAGLTSSTDTLNSILIACEENYEFNLVQRVYSMICHHNLKPNSETFRSMISLCTKMKDFDGAYAMLNDVKKMNLMLTANMYNSIMAGYFRQKDMDGALKVLKHMEKEDVKPNSQTFSYLIQNCSNEKDIIKYYEGMMNSGVQVTKQVFMALINAYASCGEFEKAKQVVLDKGIPVKSLNEIKGSLVAALASNGHMFDALVIYEEIKQARWKLEPKAAIALIEHLHSEEELIRMIQLLEDLDDLDYWIDGCCRLMLHSVRFKRLSFVIPLLKQLKDKIDNDESALEFFLAEVFSLIAETEPVDLQIGLDLFQVIKNDLGIAPSRKCLDFLLSACVSAKDLQTSHLIWKEYEKAGLPYNVFSLLRMYQALLASGDRKSARKILSKIPKDDPHVRMVFKACKSTFSAQQNARGKKKKEKS; from the exons ATGCGTGAGAGGAAACAAAAATGGATTTTCAGAAATACGCAGACTCATCGTTTTGATAAATTAGTGAAAATGTGTGCAGATAGACTGGGGACTGATGCCACTCTTGATGTATTTGGTAGATTGGGGCGAGAAACTGGTGTGAAAGAGTACAATTCACTAATAAGGATTTGCATTGAGGCGGCTAAGGATtgtgatgatgaagatgttgcACTAGAACAAATTAGCAAGGCTTTTCAACTTTTCAATTTTATGAAGGAGCAGGGTTTTCAGCTAGAAGAGGAAACTTATGGTCCACTTCTTATGTATTTAATTGACATGGGTATGATAaaagagtttcattttttccGTGAAGCTATTGAAAGTGGAAATTCTTGTTCAGATCCAAGACTAGGTTACTATGAAATGTTGTTGTGGATCAGagttgaagatgaagagaagattcAGGAACTCTGTAACCTCACTGCAACTGATTATGAGGGAGAAGATTTCAATTTGTTAG AGAACTACTTGTTAGCACTTTGTGAAAGCAAACGGAGTAGAGAATTTTTGCAACTTTTGGAGACTGTGGACATAACAAAGATTTCCTCAGTGGACCATATTAcaagtatttttaaattcttggGGAGGCTAGTGTTGGAGTCCTTTGCAGAGAAGTATCTTTTGGCATTAAAAATATCTG ATTATGGAGCAGAGAATGTCTCAAATTTCATCTTTAGCTACACCTATGGCATTCCAAATTTAGAG GTTGAGGATATTATATCAAAGTTTAGAGACTTGCATGCCAAGCTGGAGATCAAACCTTCTTTTGCCTCATATGAGAAGCTCATTGCTTATACTTGTGATTTAAACAAG GTGCATGTGGCTATTGATATAGTTGATGAAATGTCTAAAGCTGGATTGACATCATCCACAGACACACTAAACTCCATTTTGATTGCTTGTGAGGAAAACTATGAGTTTAATTTG GTACAACGAGTCTACTCGATGATTTGCCACCATAACTTGAAGCCAAATAGTGAGACCTTCAGGAGCATGATAAGTTTATGTACGAAAATGAAAGAT TTTGATGGTGCGTATGCTATGCTCAATgatgtaaagaaaatgaatttgatgCTAACTGCAAACATGTACAATTCTATCATGGCTGGGTATTTCCGGCAG AAAGACATGGATGGTGCATTAAAGGTGCTTAAACATATGGAAAAGGAAGATGTGAAACCAAATTCTCAAACTTTCAGCTACCTGATACAAAATTGTAGCAATGAAAAAGatattatcaag TATTATGAAGGAATGATGAACTCTGGAGTTCAAGTTACAAAGCAAGTCTTCATGGCACTTATAAATGCATATGCATCTTGTGGAGAGTTTGAGAAGGCAAAACAG GTGGTCTTAGACAAAGGTATTCCAGTTAAAAGCCTAAACGAAATCAAAGGATCACTTGTTGCAGCTCTTGCATCTAATGGACACATGTTTGACGCCCTCGTCATATATGAAGAAATCAAACAAGCTAGATGGAAATTGGAGCCTAAAGCTGCAATAGCTctaatt GAGCACCTCCATTCTGAAGAAGAGTTGATTAGAATGATTCAGCTATTGGAGGATTTGGATGATCTAGACTATTGGATAGATGGTTGCTGTAGACTAATGTTGCACTCTGTTCGGTTTAAGCGCTTAAG CTTTGTGATTCCTTTGCTTAAGCAACTCAAGGATAAAATCGACAATGATGAATCGGCTTTGGAATTCTTTTTGGCCGAG GTATTCTCCTTGATAGCAGAAACAGAGCCAGTCGATTTACAAATTGGCCTAGACTTGTTTCAGGTCATCAAGAACGACCTTGGGATTGCTCCATCACGTAAATGTCTCGATTTTCTTCTAAGTGCTTGTGTGAGTGCAAAAGATCTGCAAACTTCTCATTTGATTTGGAAAGAATATGAGAAAGCTGGTCTACCTTACAATGTATTTAGTTTGTTAAG GATGTATCAGGCCCTTTTGGCTTCAGGTGACAGAAAATCTGCAAGGAAAATACTTAGTAAAATTCCAAAAGATGATCCCCATGTTCGAATGGTTTTCAAAGCATGTAAATCAACTTTCAGTGCTCAGCAGAATGCAcgaggaaagaaaaagaaagagaaatcatGA
- the LOC123195823 gene encoding pentatricopeptide repeat-containing protein At4g21880, mitochondrial isoform X3 gives MRYIPYCVLMLRLGRETGVKEYNSLIRICIEAAKDCDDEDVALEQISKAFQLFNFMKEQGFQLEEETYGPLLMYLIDMGMIKEFHFFREAIESGNSCSDPRLGYYEMLLWIRVEDEEKIQELCNLTATDYEGEDFNLLENYLLALCESKRSREFLQLLETVDITKISSVDHITSIFKFLGRLVLESFAEKYLLALKISDYGAENVSNFIFSYTYGIPNLEVEDIISKFRDLHAKLEIKPSFASYEKLIAYTCDLNKVHVAIDIVDEMSKAGLTSSTDTLNSILIACEENYEFNLVQRVYSMICHHNLKPNSETFRSMISLCTKMKDFDGAYAMLNDVKKMNLMLTANMYNSIMAGYFRQKDMDGALKVLKHMEKEDVKPNSQTFSYLIQNCSNEKDIIKYYEGMMNSGVQVTKQVFMALINAYASCGEFEKAKQVVLDKGIPVKSLNEIKGSLVAALASNGHMFDALVIYEEIKQARWKLEPKAAIALIEHLHSEEELIRMIQLLEDLDDLDYWIDGCCRLMLHSVRFKRLSFVIPLLKQLKDKIDNDESALEFFLAEVFSLIAETEPVDLQIGLDLFQVIKNDLGIAPSRKCLDFLLSACVSAKDLQTSHLIWKEYEKAGLPYNVFSLLRMYQALLASGDRKSARKILSKIPKDDPHVRMVFKACKSTFSAQQNARGKKKKEKS, from the exons ATGAGATACATTCCTTATTGTGTG TTGATGCTAAG ATTGGGGCGAGAAACTGGTGTGAAAGAGTACAATTCACTAATAAGGATTTGCATTGAGGCGGCTAAGGATtgtgatgatgaagatgttgcACTAGAACAAATTAGCAAGGCTTTTCAACTTTTCAATTTTATGAAGGAGCAGGGTTTTCAGCTAGAAGAGGAAACTTATGGTCCACTTCTTATGTATTTAATTGACATGGGTATGATAaaagagtttcattttttccGTGAAGCTATTGAAAGTGGAAATTCTTGTTCAGATCCAAGACTAGGTTACTATGAAATGTTGTTGTGGATCAGagttgaagatgaagagaagattcAGGAACTCTGTAACCTCACTGCAACTGATTATGAGGGAGAAGATTTCAATTTGTTAG AGAACTACTTGTTAGCACTTTGTGAAAGCAAACGGAGTAGAGAATTTTTGCAACTTTTGGAGACTGTGGACATAACAAAGATTTCCTCAGTGGACCATATTAcaagtatttttaaattcttggGGAGGCTAGTGTTGGAGTCCTTTGCAGAGAAGTATCTTTTGGCATTAAAAATATCTG ATTATGGAGCAGAGAATGTCTCAAATTTCATCTTTAGCTACACCTATGGCATTCCAAATTTAGAG GTTGAGGATATTATATCAAAGTTTAGAGACTTGCATGCCAAGCTGGAGATCAAACCTTCTTTTGCCTCATATGAGAAGCTCATTGCTTATACTTGTGATTTAAACAAG GTGCATGTGGCTATTGATATAGTTGATGAAATGTCTAAAGCTGGATTGACATCATCCACAGACACACTAAACTCCATTTTGATTGCTTGTGAGGAAAACTATGAGTTTAATTTG GTACAACGAGTCTACTCGATGATTTGCCACCATAACTTGAAGCCAAATAGTGAGACCTTCAGGAGCATGATAAGTTTATGTACGAAAATGAAAGAT TTTGATGGTGCGTATGCTATGCTCAATgatgtaaagaaaatgaatttgatgCTAACTGCAAACATGTACAATTCTATCATGGCTGGGTATTTCCGGCAG AAAGACATGGATGGTGCATTAAAGGTGCTTAAACATATGGAAAAGGAAGATGTGAAACCAAATTCTCAAACTTTCAGCTACCTGATACAAAATTGTAGCAATGAAAAAGatattatcaag TATTATGAAGGAATGATGAACTCTGGAGTTCAAGTTACAAAGCAAGTCTTCATGGCACTTATAAATGCATATGCATCTTGTGGAGAGTTTGAGAAGGCAAAACAG GTGGTCTTAGACAAAGGTATTCCAGTTAAAAGCCTAAACGAAATCAAAGGATCACTTGTTGCAGCTCTTGCATCTAATGGACACATGTTTGACGCCCTCGTCATATATGAAGAAATCAAACAAGCTAGATGGAAATTGGAGCCTAAAGCTGCAATAGCTctaatt GAGCACCTCCATTCTGAAGAAGAGTTGATTAGAATGATTCAGCTATTGGAGGATTTGGATGATCTAGACTATTGGATAGATGGTTGCTGTAGACTAATGTTGCACTCTGTTCGGTTTAAGCGCTTAAG CTTTGTGATTCCTTTGCTTAAGCAACTCAAGGATAAAATCGACAATGATGAATCGGCTTTGGAATTCTTTTTGGCCGAG GTATTCTCCTTGATAGCAGAAACAGAGCCAGTCGATTTACAAATTGGCCTAGACTTGTTTCAGGTCATCAAGAACGACCTTGGGATTGCTCCATCACGTAAATGTCTCGATTTTCTTCTAAGTGCTTGTGTGAGTGCAAAAGATCTGCAAACTTCTCATTTGATTTGGAAAGAATATGAGAAAGCTGGTCTACCTTACAATGTATTTAGTTTGTTAAG GATGTATCAGGCCCTTTTGGCTTCAGGTGACAGAAAATCTGCAAGGAAAATACTTAGTAAAATTCCAAAAGATGATCCCCATGTTCGAATGGTTTTCAAAGCATGTAAATCAACTTTCAGTGCTCAGCAGAATGCAcgaggaaagaaaaagaaagagaaatcatGA
- the LOC123195823 gene encoding pentatricopeptide repeat-containing protein At4g04790, mitochondrial isoform X1: MPRSKVTSLSSLFRSALKSTAKSTPKSSSLTPTPAATTTLDPPSVFLDLVPSLDSKPALPSASVANFSYDSPKHRSTEPIGDFFIAKGELEEDSNSEDPPKLYTNEIHSLLCVDAKVSSQKSGGTNKANALESVLNIPWFSTLSNSNISQRRKEVMRERKQKWIFRNTQTHRFDKLVKMCADRLGTDATLDVFGRLGRETGVKEYNSLIRICIEAAKDCDDEDVALEQISKAFQLFNFMKEQGFQLEEETYGPLLMYLIDMGMIKEFHFFREAIESGNSCSDPRLGYYEMLLWIRVEDEEKIQELCNLTATDYEGEDFNLLENYLLALCESKRSREFLQLLETVDITKISSVDHITSIFKFLGRLVLESFAEKYLLALKISDYGAENVSNFIFSYTYGIPNLEVEDIISKFRDLHAKLEIKPSFASYEKLIAYTCDLNKVHVAIDIVDEMSKAGLTSSTDTLNSILIACEENYEFNLVQRVYSMICHHNLKPNSETFRSMISLCTKMKDFDGAYAMLNDVKKMNLMLTANMYNSIMAGYFRQKDMDGALKVLKHMEKEDVKPNSQTFSYLIQNCSNEKDIIKYYEGMMNSGVQVTKQVFMALINAYASCGEFEKAKQVVLDKGIPVKSLNEIKGSLVAALASNGHMFDALVIYEEIKQARWKLEPKAAIALIEHLHSEEELIRMIQLLEDLDDLDYWIDGCCRLMLHSVRFKRLSFVIPLLKQLKDKIDNDESALEFFLAEVFSLIAETEPVDLQIGLDLFQVIKNDLGIAPSRKCLDFLLSACVSAKDLQTSHLIWKEYEKAGLPYNVFSLLRMYQALLASGDRKSARKILSKIPKDDPHVRMVFKACKSTFSAQQNARGKKKKEKS; this comes from the exons ATGCCAAGGTCCAAAGTCACAAGTTTGAGCTCGCTCTTTCGTTCAGCCCTCAAATCCACCGCCAAATCCACACCTAAGTCCTCTTCTCTAACTCCAACACCCGCCGCCACCACCACCCTGGACCCCCCCTCAGTGTTTTTAGATTTAGTCCCATCTCTTGACTCTAAACCTGCATTGCCCTCCGCTTCTGTAGCTAATTTCTCATACGATTCTCCAAAACACAGGTCTACGGAACCCATTGGTGACTTTTTTATCGCTAAAGGGGAATTAGAAGAGGACTCAAATTctg AGGATCCACCGAAGCTGTATACAAATGAGATACATTCCTTATTGTGTG TTGATGCTAAGGTTAGTTCGCAGAAGTCAGGAGGGACTAATAAAGCTAACGCCTTAGAAAGTGTATTAAACATACCATGGTTTTCTACCTTGTCTAACAGCAACATTTCACAACGTCGAAAAGAAGTCATGCGTGAGAGGAAACAAAAATGGATTTTCAGAAATACGCAGACTCATCGTTTTGATAAATTAGTGAAAATGTGTGCAGATAGACTGGGGACTGATGCCACTCTTGATGTATTTGGTAGATTGGGGCGAGAAACTGGTGTGAAAGAGTACAATTCACTAATAAGGATTTGCATTGAGGCGGCTAAGGATtgtgatgatgaagatgttgcACTAGAACAAATTAGCAAGGCTTTTCAACTTTTCAATTTTATGAAGGAGCAGGGTTTTCAGCTAGAAGAGGAAACTTATGGTCCACTTCTTATGTATTTAATTGACATGGGTATGATAaaagagtttcattttttccGTGAAGCTATTGAAAGTGGAAATTCTTGTTCAGATCCAAGACTAGGTTACTATGAAATGTTGTTGTGGATCAGagttgaagatgaagagaagattcAGGAACTCTGTAACCTCACTGCAACTGATTATGAGGGAGAAGATTTCAATTTGTTAG AGAACTACTTGTTAGCACTTTGTGAAAGCAAACGGAGTAGAGAATTTTTGCAACTTTTGGAGACTGTGGACATAACAAAGATTTCCTCAGTGGACCATATTAcaagtatttttaaattcttggGGAGGCTAGTGTTGGAGTCCTTTGCAGAGAAGTATCTTTTGGCATTAAAAATATCTG ATTATGGAGCAGAGAATGTCTCAAATTTCATCTTTAGCTACACCTATGGCATTCCAAATTTAGAG GTTGAGGATATTATATCAAAGTTTAGAGACTTGCATGCCAAGCTGGAGATCAAACCTTCTTTTGCCTCATATGAGAAGCTCATTGCTTATACTTGTGATTTAAACAAG GTGCATGTGGCTATTGATATAGTTGATGAAATGTCTAAAGCTGGATTGACATCATCCACAGACACACTAAACTCCATTTTGATTGCTTGTGAGGAAAACTATGAGTTTAATTTG GTACAACGAGTCTACTCGATGATTTGCCACCATAACTTGAAGCCAAATAGTGAGACCTTCAGGAGCATGATAAGTTTATGTACGAAAATGAAAGAT TTTGATGGTGCGTATGCTATGCTCAATgatgtaaagaaaatgaatttgatgCTAACTGCAAACATGTACAATTCTATCATGGCTGGGTATTTCCGGCAG AAAGACATGGATGGTGCATTAAAGGTGCTTAAACATATGGAAAAGGAAGATGTGAAACCAAATTCTCAAACTTTCAGCTACCTGATACAAAATTGTAGCAATGAAAAAGatattatcaag TATTATGAAGGAATGATGAACTCTGGAGTTCAAGTTACAAAGCAAGTCTTCATGGCACTTATAAATGCATATGCATCTTGTGGAGAGTTTGAGAAGGCAAAACAG GTGGTCTTAGACAAAGGTATTCCAGTTAAAAGCCTAAACGAAATCAAAGGATCACTTGTTGCAGCTCTTGCATCTAATGGACACATGTTTGACGCCCTCGTCATATATGAAGAAATCAAACAAGCTAGATGGAAATTGGAGCCTAAAGCTGCAATAGCTctaatt GAGCACCTCCATTCTGAAGAAGAGTTGATTAGAATGATTCAGCTATTGGAGGATTTGGATGATCTAGACTATTGGATAGATGGTTGCTGTAGACTAATGTTGCACTCTGTTCGGTTTAAGCGCTTAAG CTTTGTGATTCCTTTGCTTAAGCAACTCAAGGATAAAATCGACAATGATGAATCGGCTTTGGAATTCTTTTTGGCCGAG GTATTCTCCTTGATAGCAGAAACAGAGCCAGTCGATTTACAAATTGGCCTAGACTTGTTTCAGGTCATCAAGAACGACCTTGGGATTGCTCCATCACGTAAATGTCTCGATTTTCTTCTAAGTGCTTGTGTGAGTGCAAAAGATCTGCAAACTTCTCATTTGATTTGGAAAGAATATGAGAAAGCTGGTCTACCTTACAATGTATTTAGTTTGTTAAG GATGTATCAGGCCCTTTTGGCTTCAGGTGACAGAAAATCTGCAAGGAAAATACTTAGTAAAATTCCAAAAGATGATCCCCATGTTCGAATGGTTTTCAAAGCATGTAAATCAACTTTCAGTGCTCAGCAGAATGCAcgaggaaagaaaaagaaagagaaatcatGA
- the LOC123195842 gene encoding uncharacterized protein LOC123195842 has translation MASTSTLNFLSQPNSSHLNHLIPSKLVLHNPLPKTYLSIKCSTTSNNLTPTPDDDKQPQDFPSPSPNSVATNSPESFPIEKRRKSEILRERKSKSGLVKQEPPNFQVGWRRTKEINLEKPIGYQIMDFLEKLQELMERDYGSTTLLAKVGEIVAERAREEAEVLRDEGKVEDRMVTELSRVLRLMEMDLAMVKAAVKEETLGERLEQAKARCRQAILVANSF, from the coding sequence ATGGCTTCCACCTCCACACTCAACTTCCTCTCTCAACCAAACTCTTCTCACCTCAACCATCTCATCCCATCAAAACTTGTCCTCCATAACCCATTGCCCAAAACCTACTTGTCTATCAAATGCAGCACCACTTCAAACAACTTAACCCCCACCCCAGATGATGATAAACAACCCCAAGATTTTCCTTCTCCATCTCCAAACTCAGTGGCCACCAATAGCCCTGAGTCTTTCCCcattgaaaagagaagaaaatctGAGATACTTCGAGAGAGAAAATCAAAATCAGGTCTTGTGAAGCAAGAACCACCAAACTTCCAAGTGGGCTGGAGGAGAACCAAAGAGATCAACTTGGAGAAGCCAATAGGGTATCAGATAATGGACTTCTTAGAGAAGTTGCAGGAGTTGATGGAGAGAGATTACGGCTCCACAACGCTTTTAGCGAAAGTAGGGGAGATAGTGGCTGAGAGAGCGAGAGAAGAGGCAGAAGTGTTGAGAGATGAAGGGAAAGTTGAAGACAGAATGGTGACAGAGTTGTCCAGAGTTTTGAGGTTGATGGAGATGGACTTGGCCATGGTGAAAGCTGCTGTAAAAGAGGAGACCCTGGGTGAAAGACTTGAGCAAGCGAAGGCTCGCTGCAGACAAGCCATACTTGTTGCCAATTCTTTTTGA